One part of the Gammaproteobacteria bacterium genome encodes these proteins:
- the trxA gene encoding thioredoxin TrxA translates to MSANIKYVSDGEFEQKVLKSDLPVLVDFWAEWCGPCKMIAPILDEVADAYAGKLTVAKLNIDDNPATPPKYGIRGIPTLMLFKNGNVEATKVGAVSKSQLSAFIDSNI, encoded by the coding sequence GTGAGTGCGAACATCAAATATGTGTCGGACGGCGAATTCGAGCAGAAGGTGCTGAAGTCGGATCTGCCGGTACTGGTGGATTTCTGGGCCGAGTGGTGCGGGCCCTGCAAGATGATCGCCCCCATCCTGGACGAGGTCGCGGACGCCTATGCCGGCAAGCTGACCGTCGCCAAGCTCAACATCGACGATAATCCCGCCACGCCGCCCAAGTACGGCATCCGCGGCATTCCGACCCTGATGCTGTTCAAGAACGGCAATGTCGAGGCGACCAAGGTGGGAGCGGTATCCAAGTCACAGCTGTCGGCGTTCATCGACAGCAACATCTGA
- a CDS encoding DEAD/DEAH box helicase, producing MSGKHLTNISFSQLNLPAQLKQAIDEIGFSYCTPIQAQALQLALAGHDVCGQSQTGTGKTAAFLIALLNRLITHPAPPGRRPNQPRAIAIAPTRELALQIHKDALALGGYSGLHIEVVYGGTGYREQRETVAQAVDILIGTPGRIIDYFKQHVFDFKAIEVVVLDEADRMFDLGFIKDIRFLLRRMPPPAKRLNMLFSATLSHRVMELAYEHMNHPQQIRVERESVTAENIKQIVYYTSNDEKIPLLLGLLKRLEPKRILVFVNTKEAGNLLSEYLCANGIDAAILSGDVPQKKRISLLNRFSAGDLPLLVATDVAARGLHIPDVSHVINYDLPQDPEDYVHRIGRTARAGASGDAISFACETYAFSLPEIEAYIGHKITAAPVDHDLLVTPNIPANLAASRGRERRGGPGRSRGGRPPRRPRRSTRPHHSGAV from the coding sequence ATGAGTGGCAAGCATTTGACGAATATCAGCTTTTCACAGCTGAACCTGCCGGCGCAGTTAAAACAAGCCATTGATGAGATTGGTTTTTCATATTGCACGCCGATCCAGGCCCAGGCCCTGCAACTGGCGCTGGCCGGACACGACGTGTGCGGACAATCGCAGACCGGCACGGGCAAGACGGCGGCGTTCCTGATCGCCCTGCTGAACCGTCTGATCACGCATCCGGCCCCTCCCGGACGCCGCCCCAACCAGCCGCGTGCGATCGCCATCGCGCCGACGCGCGAGCTCGCCCTGCAGATCCACAAGGACGCCCTGGCCCTCGGCGGCTACAGCGGGCTGCACATCGAGGTCGTATACGGCGGCACCGGTTACCGCGAACAGCGCGAGACGGTGGCCCAGGCCGTGGACATCCTGATCGGCACACCCGGCCGCATTATCGACTATTTCAAGCAGCATGTGTTCGATTTCAAGGCCATTGAGGTGGTGGTGCTGGACGAGGCCGACCGCATGTTCGATCTCGGCTTCATCAAGGACATCCGTTTCCTGTTGCGGCGCATGCCACCGCCCGCCAAGCGGCTCAACATGCTGTTCTCGGCCACGCTTTCGCATCGCGTGATGGAACTGGCCTACGAACACATGAACCACCCGCAGCAGATCCGCGTCGAGCGCGAGAGCGTGACGGCGGAGAACATCAAGCAGATCGTCTATTACACCTCGAACGACGAGAAGATCCCGCTGCTGCTCGGCCTGCTGAAGCGGCTGGAACCCAAGCGCATCCTGGTGTTCGTCAACACCAAGGAGGCGGGCAATCTGCTGAGCGAATACCTGTGCGCCAACGGCATCGACGCCGCGATCCTCTCTGGCGACGTGCCGCAGAAGAAGCGCATCAGCCTGCTCAACCGCTTCAGCGCCGGCGACCTGCCGCTGCTGGTGGCCACCGACGTGGCGGCGCGCGGCCTGCATATTCCCGATGTCAGCCACGTGATCAACTACGATCTGCCGCAGGACCCGGAAGACTATGTGCATCGCATCGGGCGCACGGCGCGCGCGGGCGCCAGCGGAGACGCCATCAGCTTCGCCTGTGAGACCTATGCCTTCTCACTGCCCGAGATCGAGGCCTACATCGGCCACAAGATCACTGCGGCGCCGGTCGACCACGATCTGCTTGTCACGCCGAACATACCGGCCAACCTCGCCGCCTCGCGGGGTCGTGAACGCCGCGGTGGACCCGGCCGCAGCCGTGGCGGACGCCCGCCGCGACGCCCGCGCCGCAGCACCCGCCCCCATCACAGCGGGGCGGTCTAG
- a CDS encoding Rieske 2Fe-2S domain-containing protein, with protein MPFLCRLSELADVAARGFDPGLPHCSHGIVVVRHDGEFLGYLNQCPHRGLPLNWLPDRFLDTTGKYLQCANHDALFEIADGFCVAGPCAGACLVPVRLVMRGAELWLDEPAIVAD; from the coding sequence ATGCCCTTCCTGTGTCGCCTGTCCGAACTGGCGGATGTCGCCGCCCGGGGATTCGATCCGGGGCTGCCGCATTGCTCCCACGGCATCGTCGTCGTGCGCCACGACGGGGAGTTCCTCGGCTATCTGAATCAGTGTCCCCACCGCGGGCTTCCGCTCAACTGGCTGCCGGATCGGTTTCTGGATACCACCGGGAAATATCTTCAGTGCGCCAATCATGACGCCCTGTTCGAGATCGCGGACGGCTTCTGCGTGGCCGGGCCCTGCGCGGGGGCGTGCCTGGTTCCCGTCCGCCTGGTCATGCGCGGCGCCGAACTCTGGCTGGATGAACCCGCGATCGTCGCGGATTGA
- a CDS encoding heme biosynthesis protein HemY has translation MKWLFSTLIALLFVLAVALFAYYDPGYVMVQYRDWVVELSLALAVVVLLGSVILLYLAARLGGHLLRLPRRLRDWRRRHAARRAQSALVRGYLDLYTGRYQRAEQRLSRYAGYGDTVAVLNYLGAARAAQAQGADERRDRYLDLARENTPTAEPAVALTRAELLLERGQYGPALADLSRVRAEHPKNIVMLRLLLRLYRETRDWEQVLELLPALRKHHVVDPALAERLQVQAHRSLLARSGEQGAESTLSEIWQRVPKTLTHRPELVREYAQRLIACGAPDQAEAVLYRSVTREWSPELIYLYGLVEGSQPERQLRRAEEWLIGHETDPILLLTVGRLCRRSALWGKARQYLESCIRSGGAYEAYHELAGVLEKIGERETALVYYRRGLALKEADAERLAWAGAH, from the coding sequence ATGAAGTGGCTTTTCTCCACCCTGATCGCCCTGCTGTTCGTGCTGGCGGTGGCGCTGTTCGCCTATTACGACCCCGGCTACGTGATGGTGCAGTACCGCGACTGGGTCGTCGAGTTGAGCCTGGCGCTGGCGGTGGTCGTGCTGCTGGGCTCAGTGATCCTGTTGTACCTGGCCGCCCGGCTGGGCGGTCACCTGCTGCGGCTCCCGCGCCGGCTGCGCGACTGGCGGCGGCGGCACGCCGCGCGCCGGGCCCAGTCCGCCCTGGTGCGGGGCTACCTGGATCTGTATACGGGGCGTTATCAGCGCGCCGAGCAGCGCCTGAGCCGGTACGCGGGTTATGGTGACACCGTTGCGGTGCTGAATTATCTGGGCGCCGCGCGCGCCGCCCAGGCCCAGGGTGCCGACGAGCGGCGCGACCGTTACCTAGATCTCGCCCGCGAAAATACCCCGACGGCGGAGCCGGCGGTGGCGCTGACCCGGGCGGAACTGCTGCTGGAACGGGGACAGTACGGTCCGGCCCTGGCGGATCTCTCCCGCGTGCGCGCGGAGCACCCGAAGAACATCGTCATGCTGCGCCTGTTGCTGCGCCTGTATCGCGAGACGCGGGACTGGGAGCAAGTGCTCGAGTTATTGCCGGCGCTGCGCAAACATCATGTCGTCGATCCGGCATTGGCGGAGCGCCTGCAGGTGCAGGCCCATCGCAGCCTGCTCGCGCGCAGCGGCGAGCAGGGCGCCGAGTCGACACTGAGCGAGATCTGGCAGCGCGTGCCGAAGACGCTCACGCATCGTCCGGAGCTGGTACGGGAATACGCGCAGCGGCTGATCGCCTGCGGTGCCCCGGATCAGGCCGAGGCGGTTCTGTATCGCAGCGTGACCCGGGAATGGAGCCCGGAGCTGATCTACCTGTACGGGCTGGTCGAGGGCAGCCAGCCCGAGCGCCAGCTGCGCCGCGCCGAGGAATGGCTGATTGGTCACGAGACGGATCCGATCCTGTTGCTGACGGTGGGACGGCTGTGCCGGCGCAGTGCCCTGTGGGGCAAGGCGCGGCAATACCTGGAGTCCTGCATCCGCAGCGGCGGCGCCTATGAGGCGTATCATGAGCTCGCCGGCGTGCTGGAAAAGATCGGCGAGCGCGAGACGGCGCTGGTGTATTACCGCCGCGGACTGGCCCTGAAGGAGGCGGATGCGGAGCGGCTGGCGTGGGCCGGTGCCCACTGA
- a CDS encoding uroporphyrinogen-III C-methyltransferase, with the protein MQHIDNKPVMDDDAVPQIRDPGSIEPPAPAAAPAPAASGRRGWALAIAFLALLCAGGGIAAGYYLERQLAAQQQAQAQRVEELATALQYADQRQDELAAQLAGLEAKVPEVAAGLAEIEALLRRDAQQRVEPADVERLLRMANDSMLLAGDVDTAQRALDSADRRLQALGDPLFAEVRRRLAQEIAALAAVPRPDVSGMAYTLASLQGELGSLLLRHEMLASTDAEGSATGGASAEPSQWRAVLRDVWAALRSLVVVRRREGGEPPLIEPGQQLFLTQNLYLKLESARVALLARDERNFHASLSAAQSWLRKYYDDGNPAVASVVTRLQAMDQVSIAPALPEISGSLEALQTALKRRRGADAGA; encoded by the coding sequence ATGCAGCACATTGACAACAAGCCGGTCATGGACGATGACGCGGTACCGCAGATCCGCGACCCCGGTTCCATCGAACCCCCGGCGCCCGCGGCGGCCCCGGCGCCGGCCGCCTCCGGCAGGCGCGGCTGGGCCCTCGCCATCGCGTTTCTCGCCCTGCTGTGCGCCGGCGGCGGCATCGCGGCGGGTTACTACCTCGAGCGGCAGCTGGCGGCGCAACAACAGGCGCAGGCGCAGCGTGTGGAGGAACTGGCGACGGCGCTGCAATACGCCGATCAGCGGCAGGACGAGCTTGCCGCGCAGCTGGCCGGTCTCGAAGCTAAGGTGCCGGAGGTCGCTGCGGGGCTGGCCGAGATCGAGGCGCTGCTGCGCCGCGATGCGCAGCAGCGCGTGGAGCCGGCGGATGTCGAGCGGCTGCTGCGCATGGCCAACGACAGTATGCTTCTGGCCGGTGACGTCGATACCGCACAGCGCGCCCTGGACAGCGCCGACCGGCGTCTGCAGGCGCTGGGCGACCCGCTGTTCGCCGAGGTGCGGCGGCGGCTGGCACAGGAGATCGCGGCGCTCGCGGCGGTGCCGCGACCGGATGTCTCCGGCATGGCCTATACCCTGGCGAGCCTGCAGGGGGAACTGGGTTCCCTGCTGCTCCGACACGAGATGCTGGCGTCGACGGATGCGGAGGGATCGGCGACGGGTGGCGCCAGCGCCGAGCCGTCGCAATGGCGCGCCGTGCTGCGCGACGTATGGGCCGCACTCAGGAGTCTGGTGGTGGTGCGGCGGCGGGAGGGCGGCGAGCCGCCATTGATCGAGCCGGGACAGCAGTTGTTTCTGACCCAGAATCTGTATCTCAAGCTGGAATCGGCGCGGGTCGCCCTGCTCGCCCGCGACGAGCGGAATTTCCATGCCAGTCTGTCCGCGGCGCAATCCTGGCTGCGTAAGTACTACGACGACGGTAACCCCGCGGTGGCGTCCGTTGTCACCCGTCTGCAGGCGATGGATCAGGTGAGTATCGCGCCGGCTTTGCCGGAGATCTCCGGTTCCCTGGAAGCGTTGCAGACAGCACTGAAGCGCCGGCGCGGCGCGGACGCCGGCGCATGA
- a CDS encoding uroporphyrinogen-III synthase, with amino-acid sequence MSTAAAEPGSDLAGCRVLVTRPEHQAQRLCALIARAGGRAQTLPVIEIAAPGDPDALADLLARLDRFDIAIFVSGNAVDRVCAELGGRPWPPAVRLAAVGRGSAAALAQHGLHADILPPREFNSEGLLELEALRNVAGRRIVIFRAQDGRELLAETLRARGAEVEHVEAYCRVLPAASGAGLRRIAGEDNIDTIVVTSNEGLSNLYLLAGADGRDWLLRRQLIVISARAAQLAAELGFLHPARVAIEASDEGLLAAIRSWWCVAREGSEDGTHAAH; translated from the coding sequence ATGTCTACGGCGGCCGCTGAACCGGGATCGGATCTGGCCGGCTGCCGCGTTCTGGTTACGCGCCCCGAACATCAGGCACAACGCCTGTGCGCGCTGATCGCCCGCGCGGGCGGCCGTGCCCAGACGCTTCCCGTGATCGAGATCGCCGCGCCGGGTGATCCGGATGCGCTGGCGGATCTGCTCGCACGCCTGGACCGGTTCGATATCGCGATCTTCGTGAGCGGCAACGCGGTGGACCGCGTCTGCGCCGAGCTCGGCGGCCGGCCCTGGCCGCCGGCCGTGCGGCTGGCTGCCGTCGGACGCGGCAGCGCTGCCGCGCTGGCGCAACACGGCCTGCACGCGGACATCCTCCCGCCGCGCGAATTCAACAGCGAAGGCCTGCTCGAGCTCGAGGCGCTGCGGAACGTCGCGGGCCGGCGCATCGTCATATTCCGTGCCCAGGATGGCCGCGAACTGCTCGCCGAGACCTTGCGCGCGCGCGGCGCCGAGGTCGAACATGTCGAGGCGTATTGCCGGGTCCTGCCGGCCGCGAGCGGCGCCGGGCTGCGGCGCATCGCGGGCGAGGATAATATTGATACGATAGTGGTCACCAGCAACGAGGGCCTGAGCAATCTGTATCTGCTGGCCGGCGCGGATGGACGTGACTGGCTGCTCAGGCGGCAGCTGATCGTCATCAGCGCGCGCGCGGCGCAGCTTGCGGCTGAACTGGGATTTCTCCACCCCGCCCGGGTGGCCATTGAGGCGAGCGATGAAGGTCTGCTCGCGGCCATCCGCAGCTGGTGGTGCGTGGCACGTGAAGGGAGCGAGGACGGGACACATGCAGCACATTGA
- the hemC gene encoding hydroxymethylbilane synthase produces MTVNRIRIATRKSPLALWQAGYVRSLLEQAHPGLQVDLVMMSTQGDKILDSPLAKIGGKGLFVKELEQSLLEHHTDIAVHSMKDVPVELPAGLHLPVVLAREEPRDAFVSHRYDRLDRLPQRARVGTSSLRRQAQLHALRPDLEILSLRGNVGTRLRRLAEDEYDAIVLASAGLIRLGMAERITQSLDTEVCLPAIGQGVIGIECRAGDTAVNALIAPLNDRGTQICIAAERALNERLQGGCQVPIAGHAVLQGDTVVLRGLVGYPDGSRIIRGHAEGTATEAAAIGAGLAEELLGRGADAILSHVYGGR; encoded by the coding sequence ATGACCGTCAACCGCATCCGTATCGCCACCCGCAAGAGCCCGCTGGCCCTCTGGCAGGCCGGCTATGTCCGCAGTCTGCTGGAGCAGGCGCATCCCGGCCTGCAGGTGGACCTGGTGATGATGAGCACCCAGGGCGACAAGATCCTGGATTCCCCGCTGGCGAAGATCGGCGGCAAGGGTCTGTTCGTGAAAGAGCTCGAACAGAGCCTGCTTGAACATCACACCGATATCGCCGTGCATTCCATGAAGGATGTGCCGGTGGAGCTGCCGGCGGGCCTGCATCTGCCCGTGGTGCTCGCGCGGGAGGAGCCACGCGACGCCTTCGTGTCGCACCGCTACGACCGCCTGGACCGGCTGCCGCAGCGGGCGCGCGTCGGCACCTCCAGCCTGCGCCGCCAGGCGCAGCTGCACGCGCTGCGTCCCGACCTCGAGATCCTCAGCCTGCGCGGCAACGTCGGTACGCGCCTGCGCCGCCTGGCCGAGGACGAGTACGACGCCATTGTTCTCGCCAGCGCCGGCCTGATCCGTCTCGGCATGGCGGAGCGGATCACGCAGTCGCTGGACACCGAGGTCTGTCTGCCCGCGATCGGTCAGGGCGTGATCGGCATCGAGTGCCGGGCAGGGGATACCGCCGTCAATGCGCTGATCGCCCCGCTCAACGACCGCGGCACGCAGATCTGCATCGCGGCGGAACGCGCGCTGAACGAGCGACTGCAGGGCGGCTGCCAGGTGCCGATCGCCGGTCATGCCGTCCTGCAGGGCGATACCGTTGTCCTGCGCGGCCTGGTCGGCTATCCCGATGGCAGCCGGATCATCCGCGGCCACGCCGAGGGCACCGCGACGGAGGCCGCCGCGATCGGTGCCGGGCTGGCGGAGGAATTGCTCGGCCGCGGGGCGGATGCGATCCTGAGCCATGTCTACGGCGGCCGCTGA
- a CDS encoding response regulator transcription factor, with protein sequence MKVLLADDEAPARARLRALLAEIGNEEIVGEAANGREALELADRLRPDVVLLDIRMPGIDGLEAAAHLAAYEQPPAVIFTTAYGDYALEAFDKHAVDYLLKPIRRQRLEEALTKARRLGRDQLGAVREAVPGAAARTHICARARGQMVLIPVKEIVYFRADHKYVTVRHLHGEVLIEEPLKDLAEEFAGRFLRIHRNTLIAESFLAGLTKTPEGLHVVALRGVEERPEVSRRHLFELKELLRRYG encoded by the coding sequence ATGAAGGTGCTGCTGGCGGACGACGAGGCCCCGGCGCGCGCGCGCCTGCGCGCCCTGCTGGCCGAGATCGGGAATGAGGAGATCGTCGGCGAGGCCGCCAACGGACGCGAGGCGCTCGAACTCGCCGACCGTCTCCGGCCCGATGTCGTGCTGCTCGACATCCGCATGCCCGGCATCGACGGCCTGGAGGCCGCCGCACATCTGGCCGCGTACGAGCAGCCGCCCGCGGTCATCTTCACCACCGCCTACGGTGACTACGCGCTGGAGGCCTTCGACAAGCACGCCGTCGATTACCTGTTGAAACCGATCCGGCGCCAGCGGCTGGAAGAGGCGCTCACGAAGGCGCGCCGCCTCGGCCGCGACCAGCTCGGCGCGGTGCGGGAGGCCGTGCCCGGCGCGGCGGCGCGCACGCACATCTGCGCGCGCGCGCGCGGGCAGATGGTGCTGATCCCGGTCAAGGAAATCGTCTATTTCCGCGCGGACCACAAGTACGTGACCGTGCGCCATCTCCACGGCGAGGTCCTGATCGAGGAACCGCTCAAGGACCTGGCCGAGGAGTTCGCCGGGCGCTTTCTGCGCATACACCGCAATACCTTGATCGCGGAGTCATTTCTGGCCGGCCTCACGAAGACCCCGGAAGGCCTTCATGTCGTCGCCCTGCGCGGAGTCGAGGAACGGCCCGAGGTGAGCCGGCGGCATCTCTTCGAACTGAAGGAACTGCTCAGGCGTTACGGCTGA
- a CDS encoding sensor histidine kinase encodes MKASAIAIPRTERDGFLPDFCNIRIVFIIVIAAELLAFILALTAPGAGAERWSRLGLLSLFIQWVSLSCAGILCLLRARLNRLHSPLAATAAYLVILALTVFAVELVRAIARGTALESFLPEGLQAEFLHTSVAIAAIVGAVMLRYFYVQRQTRRTIEAEARARFQALQARIRPHFMFNSMNTIASLTRTDPALAEAVVEDLAELFRVSLADAGNLSTVGAELDLIRRYLRIESLRMGERLRIEEETAGLPLDASIPALLFQPLVENAVYHGVEPLPEGGLIRIEGQRAGGMITLCVTNPLADAPPRRGGNRMALDNIRERLQLHFGRQGWLKAGSADGRYRACLGFPYQGRGA; translated from the coding sequence ATGAAAGCAAGCGCCATTGCCATCCCGCGCACCGAGCGCGACGGCTTCCTGCCGGATTTCTGCAACATCCGCATCGTCTTCATTATCGTTATCGCGGCCGAACTGCTCGCCTTCATCCTGGCACTCACCGCGCCGGGCGCCGGGGCCGAACGCTGGAGCCGGCTTGGCCTGCTGTCCCTGTTCATTCAATGGGTCTCGCTATCCTGCGCCGGCATCCTGTGCCTGCTCCGTGCCCGGCTCAACCGGCTGCACAGCCCGCTCGCCGCGACCGCGGCCTATCTGGTCATTCTGGCGCTGACGGTATTCGCGGTGGAACTCGTCCGGGCAATCGCGCGGGGCACAGCGCTGGAATCCTTTCTGCCGGAGGGGCTGCAAGCGGAGTTCCTGCACACCAGCGTGGCGATCGCCGCCATCGTCGGGGCGGTGATGCTGCGGTATTTCTACGTGCAGCGGCAGACCCGGCGCACCATCGAGGCCGAGGCGCGGGCGCGCTTTCAGGCCCTGCAGGCGCGGATTCGTCCGCATTTCATGTTCAACAGCATGAACACCATCGCCAGCCTGACCCGCACCGATCCCGCGCTGGCGGAGGCGGTGGTGGAAGATCTCGCCGAACTGTTCCGCGTCAGTCTCGCCGACGCCGGCAATCTGAGCACCGTGGGGGCCGAGCTGGACCTGATCCGGCGCTACCTCAGGATCGAGTCGCTGCGCATGGGCGAACGTCTGCGTATCGAGGAGGAGACCGCCGGCCTGCCCCTGGATGCGAGCATCCCGGCCCTGCTGTTCCAGCCGCTGGTGGAGAACGCGGTCTATCACGGCGTCGAACCCCTGCCCGAAGGCGGACTGATCCGCATCGAGGGCCAGCGCGCCGGCGGCATGATCACGCTGTGCGTCACCAATCCGCTGGCGGATGCGCCGCCACGGCGCGGCGGCAACCGCATGGCGCTGGACAATATCCGCGAACGCCTGCAGCTCCATTTCGGCCGTCAGGGCTGGCTCAAGGCCGGTTCGGCCGACGGACGCTATCGGGCGTGCCTGGGGTTTCCCTACCAGGGGAGGGGCGCATGA